The Oncorhynchus gorbuscha isolate QuinsamMale2020 ecotype Even-year unplaced genomic scaffold, OgorEven_v1.0 Un_scaffold_766, whole genome shotgun sequence sequence gtgtttttaatgtttaaggtaactggaagtgtttaatgtttaaggtaactggaagtgtttaatgtttaaggtaactggaagtgtttaatgtttaaggtaactggaagtgtttatgtttaaggtaactggaagtgtttatgtttaaggtaactggaagtgtttatgtttaaggtaactggaagtgtttatgttttaggtaactggaagtgttttaatgttttaGGTAATTGgaagtgttttaatgtttaaggtaactggaagtgttttaatgtttaaggtaactggaagtgtttgtttaaggtaactgtttaaaggtaactggaagtgttttaatgtttaaggtaactggaagtgtttaaggtaactgtttaaggtaactggaagtgttttaatgtttaaggtaactggaagtgttttaatgtttaaggtaactggaagtgttttaatgtttaaggtaactggaagtgttttaatgtttaaggtaactggaagtgtttttaaatgtttaaggtaactggaagtgtgtttaatgtttaaggtaactggaagtgtttttaatgtttaacgtaactggaagtgtttatgtttaaggtaactggaagtgtttatgTTTAGGTAACTGGAAGTTttaggtaactggaagtgttttaatgtttaaggtaactggaagtgttttaatgtttaaggtaactggaagtgttttaatgtttaaggtaactggaagtgttttaatgtttaaggtaactggaagtgttttaatgtttaaggtaactggaagtgttttaatgtttaaggtaactggaagtgtgtttaaatgtttaaggtaactggaagtgtgtttaatgtttaaggtaactggaagtgtgtttaatgtttaaggtaactggaagtgtttttaatgtttaaggtaactggaagtgttaatgtttaaggtaactggaagtgtttttaatgtttaaggtaactggaagtgttttaatgtttaaggtaactggaagtgttttaatgtttaaggtaactggaagtgttttaatgtttaaggtaactggaagtgttttaatgtttaaggtaactggaagtgttttaatgtttaaggtaactggaagtgttttaatgtttaaggtaactggaagtgttttaatgtttaaggtaactggaagtgttttaatgtttaaggtaactggaagtgttttaatgtttaaggtaactggaagtttaagtttgttttaatgtttaaggtaactggaagtgttttttaatgtttaatgtttaaggtaactggaagtgttttttgtttttttaaatgttagctGGAAGTGTTtgtttaatgtttaaggtaactggaagtgtttttaaATGTTAGCTGGAAGTGGTtgtttaatgtttaaggtaactggaagtgttttttaaatgttatctGGAAGTGTTtgtttaatgtttaaggtaactggaagtgttttttaAAGGTTAAAGTGGTtgtttaatgtttaaggtaactggaagtgttttttaatgtttaaaggtaactggaagtgttttaatgtttaactggaagtgttttaatgtttaaggtaactggaagtgtttttaatgtttaaggtaactggaagtgtttttaatgtttaaggtaactggaagtgtttttaatgtttaaggtaactggaagtgtttttttaaatgtttaaggtaactggaagtgtttttaaagtgtaatgtttaaggtaactggaagtgttttaaatgtttaaggtaactggaagtgttttttatgtttaataactggaagtgtttttaaaggtaactggaagtgtttaactggaagtgttttaatgtttaaggtaactggaagtgttttaatgtttaaggtaactggaagtgttttaatgtttaaggtaactggaagtgtttgtttaatgtttaaggtaactggaagtgttttaatgtttaaggtaactggaagtgttttaatgtttaaggtaacttgttttaatgtttaaggtaactggaagtgtttaatgtttaactggaagtgtttttttaaatgtttaaggtaactggaagtgtgtttaatgtttaaggtaactggaagtgtttttaatgtttaaggtaactggaagtgtttgtttgtttaaggtaactggaagtgtttttaatgtttaatgtttttaatgtttaagtaactggaagtgttttaatgtttaaggtaactggaagtgtttaatgtttaaggtttaatgtttaaggtaactggaagtgttaatgttttaaggtaactggaagtgtttaatgtttaaggtaactggaagtgtttatgtttaaggtaactggaagtgttttgtttaaggtaactggaagtgttttaatgtttaaggtaactggaagtgttttaatgtttaaggtaactggaagtgttttttaatgtttaaggtaactggaagtgttttaatgtttaaggtaactggaagtgttttaatgtttaaggtaactggaagtgttttaatgtttaaggtaactggaagtgttttaatgtttaaggtaactggaagtgttttaatgtttaaggtaactggaagtgtttttaatgtttaaggtaactggaagtgttttttatgtttaaggtaactggaagtgtttttaaatgtttaaggtaactggaagtgtttttaatgtttaaggtaactggaagtgtttttaatgtttaaggtaactggaagtgttttaaCTGGAAGTGtttgtttaaggtaactggaagtgttaatgtttaaggtaactggaagtgttttaatgtttaaggtaactggaagtgttttaatgtttaaggtaactggaagtgttttaatgtttaaggtaactggaagtgttttaatgtttaaggtaactggaagtgttttaatgtttaaggtaactggaagtgttttaatgtttaaggtaactggaagttttaatgtttaaggtaactggaagtgttttaatgtttaaggtaactggaagtgtttttaatgtttaaggtaactggaagtgtttttaaatgtttaaggtaactggaagtgtttttaatgtttaaggtaactggaagtgttttaaatgtttaagtttgttttttaaatgtttaatgtttaaggtaactggaagtgttaattttaaggtaactggaagtgttttaagtttaaggtaactggaagtgtttttaaatgtttaaggtaactggaagtgtttttaaGTGTAAGGTTGTTGTTtttatgtttaaggtaactggaagtgttttttatgtttaaggtaactggaagtgtttttaaaggtaactggaagtgtttttttAAAACTGGAAgtttttaatgtttaaggtaactggaagtgtttttaatgtttaactggaagtgtttttaatgtttaaggtaactggaagtgttttttaaatgttagcTGGAAGTGTTtgtttaatgtttaaggtaactgttttttaaatgttagcTGGAAGTGGTtgtttaatgtttaaggtaactggaagtgttttttaaatgttatctGGAAGTGTTtgtttaatgtttaaggtaactggaagtgttttttaAGGTTAGCTGGAAGTGGTtgtttaatgtttaaggtaactggaagtgtttttatgtttaaggtaactggaagtgtttttttaaatgttttttttaaatggtaactggaagtgtttttaatgtttaaggtaactggaagagttttaaatgtttaaggtaactggacgtgttttttaaatgtttaaggtaactggaagtgttaatgtttaaggtaactggaagtgtttttaaaatgtttaaggtaactggaagtgtttttaatgtttaaggtaactggaagtgtttttaatgtttaaggtaactggaagtgttagAAAAATCAGCCAATGGCCAGAAATGTCAAACTACACAAACAAACAATCTAAGATGACAGAAAAGTGAACAATCAAATATGATCACTATGAAACTGGTTGTTTAGCAAAATCTCTAATCTTCTGACTCAAAGCTTTATTTACTAAACTGGTTGTTTAGCAACATCTAATCTCCTGGCTCAAAGCTTTATTTACTAAACTGGTTGTTTAGCAACATCTCACCTCCTGGCTCAAAGCTTTATTTACTAAACTGGTTGTTTAGAAACATCTCATCTCCTGGCTCTAAGCTTTATTTACTAAACTGGTTGTTTAGCAACATCTTATCTCCTGGCTCTTTGTTGCAATATAGTGGAGATGGAACCGGTTAGAGATGCATTTACAATGAGGAAGGAGCGAGAAGGGCAGACCTCTTGTCCCATACTTTAAAACATTCAAtcaaccttcacacacacacacacacacacacggttatatCATAAACATGGTTATATCAAAGCTTTATTAAATTAGGCTGTCTCATAAACATGGTTATATCAATGCTTTATTGTGATTGgttaggctgtctcattgttgcgagaattatgttctcaatgttcataaaccAATTAAACTACTCAGTCTGCAAcccagaatttgtaagattctggttgaatgaaacagacggaggcccagctatGAGATTCTGGTTGAATgaaacagacggaggcccagctatGAGATTCTGGTTGAATgaaacagacggaggcccagctatGAGATTCTGGTTGAATgaaacagacggaggcccagctatGAGATTCTGGTTGAATgaaacagacggaggcccagctatGAGATTCTGGTTGAATgaaacagacggaggcccagctatGAGATTCTGGTTGAATgaaacagacggaggcccagctatTAAAGTCAAAATGTTTATTCACGAGACCGCTAGTCTGTTGCACAAAACCATTCATATTATACTGGCTCCTTACGCACttacattcacacacagacagtaggtATCATACGCACACGCTGTATCACCACCCAGCCGACAAAGATTAGGGAGACCTTGGGAAGCACTCCTTGTCCTCCCTCGAGATTAGGGAGACCTTGGGAAGCACTCATTGTCCTCCCTCAAGATTAGGGAGACTGTGGGAAGCACTCCTTGTCCTCCCTCAAGATTAGGGAGACTGTGGGAAGCACTCCTTGTCCTCCCTCAAGATTAGGGAGACTGTGGGAAGCACTCCTTGTCCTCCCTCAAGATTAGGGAGACAGTGGGAAGCACTCCTTGTCCTCCCTCGAGATTAGGGAGACTGTGGGAAGCACTCCTTGTCCTGCCTCAAGATTAGGGAGACTGTGGGAAGCACTCCTTGTCCTCCCCCAAGATTAGGAGGGACTTGAGAAGTACTCCCCGCCCTCTCCCAAATCTCTCAGAGGGCCCTAGCAAGGTCGGCAACGAAttttgctcagacagtctgtgttttaAGATACTATAAAGATATATTGTACAGATATATTGTTTTActctaattctgactaaaactacacacataaTTAATTATGCTTttactgactaaaactacacacatcattaataataattttatgattctaatcaatttcatacaattAATATGGTTTCGgggtggaatattctaatcattaaTTTAAACATAAATTCCACTAACACTCATACACATGGCTGTATCAAAGGCTGTCTCACTGACAGGTACAATATGAACTGCAGTTTACAGACAAGAGAAGGACATGGCTGTATCAAAGGCTGTCTCACTGACAGGTAAAGTATGAACTTtaaggaaagaagaagagaacatATATTCTGATGGCAGCCAAGTTGGATGGTGGACAGGGTTAATAATGGTGAGTTGGATGGTAGACAGGGTTAATAATGGTGAGTTGGATGGTAGACAGGGTTAATAATGGTGAGATGGATGGTGGACAGGGTTGACCATGGTGATGGTGAGTTGGATGGTGGACAGGGTTGACCATGTTGAGTTGGATGGTAGACAGGGTTAATAATGGTGAGTTGGATGGTAGACAGGGTTAATAATGGTGAGTTGGATGGTAGACAGGGTTAATAATGGTGAGATGGATGGTGGACAGGGTTGACCATGGTGATGGTGAGTTGGATGGTGGACAGGGTTGACCATGGTGATGGTGAGTTGGATGGTGGACAGGGTTGACCATGGTGAGTTGGATGGTGGACAGGATTGACCATGGTGAGTTGGATGGTGGACAGGGTTGACCATGGTGAGTTGGATGGTGGACAGGGTTGACCATGGTGAGTTGGATGGTGGACAGGGTTGACCATGGTGATGGTGAGTTGGATGGTGGACAGGGTTGACCATGTTGAGTTGGATGGTGGACAGGGTTGACCATGGTGATGGTGAGTTGGATGGTGGACAGGGTTGACCATGGTGATGGTGAGTTGGATGGTGGACAGGGTTGACCATGTTGAGTTGGATGGTGGACAGGGTTGACCATGGTGAGTTGGATGTTGGACAGGGTTAATAATGGTGAGATGGATGGTGGACAGGGTTGACCATGGTGAGATGGATGTTGGACAGGGTTGACCATGGTGATGGTGAGTTGGATGGTGGACAGGGTTGACCATGGTGAGTTGGATGTTGGACAGGGTTAATAATGGTGAAATGGATGGTAGACAGGGTTAATAATGGTGAGATGGATGGTGGACAGGGTTGACCATGGTGATGGTGAGTTGGATGGTGGACAGGGTTGACCATGGTGATGGTGAGTTTGATGGTGGACAGGGTTGATCATGGTGAGTTGGATGGTGGACAGGGTTGACCATGGTGAGTTGGAGGGTGGACAGGGTTGACCATGGTGAGTCGGATGGTGGACAGGGTTGATCATGGTGAGTCGGATGATGGACAGGGGTGATCATGGTGAGTCGGATGGTAGACAGGGTTGACCATGGTGAGTTGGATGGTAGACAGGGTTGACCATGGTGAGTTGGATGGTAGACAGGGTTGACCATGGTGAGTTGGATGGTAGACAGGGTTGACCATGGTGAGTTGGATGGTAGACAGGGTTGACCATGGTGAGTTGGATGGTGGACAGGGTTGACCATGGTGAGTTGGATGGTAGACAGGGTTGACCATGTTGAGTTGGATGGTAGACAGGGTTAATAATGGTGAGTTGGATGGTAGACAGGGTTAATAATGGTGAGTTGGATGGTAGACAGGGTTGACCATGGTGAGATGGATGGTGGACAGGGTTGACCATGGTGATGGTGAGTTGGATGGTGGACAGGGTTGACCATGGTGATGGTGAGTTGGATGGTGGACAGGGTTGACCATGGTGAGTTGGATGGTGGACAGGGTTGACCATGGTGAGTTGGATGGTAGACAGGGTTGACCATGGTGAGATGGATGGTGGACAGGGTTGACCATGGTGATGGTGAGTTGGATGGTCGACAGGGTTGACCATGGTGAGTTGGATGGTCGACAGGGTTGACCATGGTGAGTTGGATGGTCGACAGGGTTGACCATGGTGAGTTGGATGGTCGACAGGGTTGACCATGGTGAGTTGGATGGTGGACAGGGTTGACCATGGTGAGTTGGATGGTGGACAGGGTTGAACATTTTCAAACGGACCCTTGCCTTATCCCTAAGGACAGACTTGCCTGAAActtgcagagagagggggaggagctacctcctgagctgtgtgtgttttCCCCGGTGTATTTCTCTGAGCTGACAAATCCACTGTTAACTTGTCATGAATCATTTTAATGACCggtatacgcccacaccattcaaACACAGACTTTGTCACTCATattgggacggcagggtagcctagtggttagagtgttggactagtagccgggaggttgtaagttcaaacccccgagctgacaaggtacaaatctgttgttctgcccttgaacaggcagttaacccactgttcctagagagACTGTtctcctaggctgtcattgtaaataagaatttgttcttaactgacttgcctagttaaataaattaaaaatattGTAATTAAATGGACAGTTATTTAAAGTTCCCTTCTTACACCAAGCATGGCCACATTAAGAAAGCTCACCCTGCAAGgcttctctctgatagtctaccATTAACTGGTTTCAGCtattaaaaaaaaatggaaaggTTACCCACCAGTGTGGTGTTTCCTCTTGTGTCCAGCCAGGcttcctgactgactgaacctcttgccacactgatcacagccaaaaggcttctctccagtgtgtgttctctTGTGTCCAGCCAGGCTTCCTGACTTAGCGaacctcttcccacactgatcacagccaaaaggcttctctccagtgtgtgttcgcAGGTGTACTTTTAAATCCCCTGAAGAAGTACAACTCAGCCCacagtctgagcagtggtaaggcttttcGCCAGTGTGTATTCGCTGGTGTAAAACCAACTGCCCAGACTGATTAAAtcttttcccacagtcagagcagtggaatggtttttctcctgtgtgtgttctccggTGTATTTTAAGTCCAGCTGAAGTGGTTAAGTCCATTCCGCAGTCAgaacagtggtaaggcttctctcctgtgtgtgttctctggtgtgactTTAAACCGCCTGACACAGAAAAGCTTTTCCCACAGTCGGCACaatggtaaggcttctctcctgtgtgtgttctctggtgcacTTTTAAATGGCCTGACTTGCCAAAGCTTGTCCCACAGTCGGTACAATGGTAAGGCTTGTCTCCTGTGTGGGTTCGAAGGTGTGAAGCCAGACTTCCTGATGTAACAAAACTTTTTCCACATACATCACAgttataaggcttctctcctgtgtgtactcTCTGATGTACCTTAAGGTGACTTGAATTAATAAAGCTCATTCCACAGTCTGAGCAGTGGtatggtttctctccagtgtgtattctctggtgtacaGTCAAGTGTGCTGCCTGAGTAAATCCCtttccacactgatcacagctaaaaggcttctcacctgtgtgtgttcgCTGGTGCACTGTCAGTCCGTCTAATCTAGCAAAACTTTTACTACAGCTGAAGCAGTAGTAAGGCTTCACACCTGTGTGTGTTCGCTGGTGCAGCTCTAAACCCCTTGATGTTGAAAAGTTACTTCCACAATCTGAACAGTGGTGAAGCTTCTGGCCCAGATGTCTGCGCTGGTGTGTTTTCAGGTTGCTTgcctgagtaaaactcttcccgcAGTCCAAACAGTGGtatggtttctctccagtgtgtattcTATTGTGTACTATCATGTCATTTGAGCTAGtaaatctcttcccacattgatcacagctgtaaggtttctctcctgtgtgtatgcgctGGTGCTTTATCAGATTTCTTGAATGagaaaaactcttcccacagtcagagcagtggtaaggcttctctccggtGTGCGTTCTCTGGTGCAGTTTATTGCCATGTGATGTTGAAAAGCTCTTCTCACAGacagagcagtggtaaggcttctcttgtgtgtgtgtccgcaGATGAATTTTCAGGTTGCCTAATtgaacaaaactcttcccacagtctgTGCAGTGAAACGGTTTCTCTCCAGTATGAATTCTCTGGTGTGTTTTAAGTTTTGACGAAGAGgtgaaactctttccacagtcagagcagcggtGAGGTTTCTTCCCTGCCACTCTCTGCTGGTGTttgaggtgttctgatctggagagactgttctctgcctcgtcagcatcatGTTCGTTAGCCTCCCCAGATATGACTCTTCTACTGAGAGAGCGACGGTTACGGCTGTCCCCTGTGAAACAACGACAGACCGTTATATTGAATGGTAATTAAGAACATCTAGGGAGTgtcccaaaataaatgtatgtaagAACATAAACCCACTCAGCCCtgttgttttcctgcagtccaccaaCAACACAGACAACCTCATCATACCCTGCAGTGAGGCGCTACCGGGAGAGGCACGACCTGGGGCCCCCGGGAGGGTGAAGGGGGAGGAGggtcggagggagagggaggagaggggtgggatagGTGTTTCCTGTAAATCCGAAAAAGAGGGTAGTGAAGTTACAACACTGAAGGGTAAAACACAATGATGATCTAATCTGAGATCTGATCTCATGTTATAGAACACAATGATGATCTAATCTGAGATCTGATCTCATGTTATAGAACACAATGATGATCTAATCTGAGATCTGATCTCATGTTATAGAACACAATGATGATCTAATCTGAGATCTGATCTCATGTTAGAACACAAGGATAAAACACAATGATGATCTAATCTGAGATCTGATCTCATGTTATAGAACACAATGATGATCTAATCTTAGATCTGATCTCATGTTAGAACACAAGGATAAAACACAATGATGATCTAATCTGAGACCTGACTGATCTTCGCTCAGTCTAGATTGTATTGGTAGCGGCGCCATGATATTAATACAATAATACATTTATTGCATAAAATACTTTCCTAATATAAGTGCTTTCATAATGCTTGATTAGTACAAACACATCTTGTTACAGATACATGGCTTTTGGTGCCTAGATTAATTTAACTAAAAAAAAAAAGGTACTCATTTTCCCCCCTTAGGTCAGGGATACCAGAGACCCCAGACCTCgtgttgtcccccccccccctaggtcAGGGATACCAGAGACCCCAGACCTCGTGTTGTCCCCCCCTAGGTCAGGGATACCAGAGACCCCAGACCTCGTGTTGTTCCCCCCTAGGTCAGGGATACCAGAGACCCCAGACCTCGTGTAGTCCCCCTAGGTCAGGGATACCAGAGACCCCAGACCTCGTGTTGTTCCCCCTAGGTCAGGGATACCAGAGACCCCAGACCTCGTGTTGTTCCCCCTAGGTCAGGGATACCAGAGACCCCAGACCCTTGTGTTGCCCCCCTAGGTCAGGGATACCAGAGACCCCAGACCTCGTGTTGTTCCCCCCTAGGTCAGGGATACCAGAGACCCCAGACCTCGTGTTGTTCCCCCCTAGGTCAGGGATACCAGAGACCCCAGACCTCGTGTTGTTCCCCCCCTAGGTCAGGGATACCAGAGACCCCAGACCTCGTGTTGTTCCCCCCTAGGTCAGGGATACCAGAGACCCCAGACCTCGTGTTGTCCCCCCCCCCTAGGTCAGGGATACCAGAGACCCCAGACCCCTGTGTTGTCCCCCCCCTAGGTCAGGGATACCAGAGACCCTAGGTCAGGGATACCAGAGACCCCAGACCCTCGTGTTGTCCCCCCTAGGTCAGGGATACCAGAGACCAATTATAATATGCTACAGTAGGCGTCTGCAACAAGTACAAAAATAAAATAGATTTTAAGATCTAGGATCAGCGTAAGATCTCCCAATCCTAACTATTAGTGTGTTTATTATATAACGGGGGTGAAGCCTCCCTCaactacagatctaggatcagcatgTGCTCTCCCAATCATTCCAACACGTTACTCTCTGCCTAACACCATGCCCAGACCGGAGGCGCGtgcaaatgtattttgtccccaaCACACTAAAAGCGAACACGACATGGCagattgaaatatcaaaacaaactctgaaccaattataatCATTTCGTCGACAGgttcgaaaagcattaaacatttatgacaATTTAAATgagctagcttgcagttgctagctaatttgtcctgggatatacaTTTCGagctgttattttacctgaaacgCACAATGGCAACGCTGACGTTCATTGGCGCGTGCGAGCAGTGTGggcgcaataattgaataacatgcacgttgtacatttattttgcaacgctcgcgtcAGTTTGGTCAGCGTGTAAAGTCACAAGAGAAAATGGAGAATAGAGACGGACTCCACTTTCACTGCCGTTCGATTGAAAAAGAGGACTTCGGCCAACATACAAATAACAGTCCAGCCGTAGGCTTCTGCTTATAGCGCATTTTTTTCAA is a genomic window containing:
- the LOC124020178 gene encoding zinc finger protein 665-like isoform X1; amino-acid sequence: MNKETPIPPLSSLSLRPSSPFTLPGAPGRASPGSASLQGMMRLSVLLVDCRKTTGLRDSRNRRSLSRRVISGEANEHDADEAENSLSRSEHLKHQQRVAGKKPHRCSDCGKSFTSSSKLKTHQRIHTGEKPFHCTDCGKSFVQLGNLKIHLRTHTQEKPYHCSVCEKSFSTSHGNKLHQRTHTGEKPYHCSDCGKSFSHSRNLIKHQRIHTGEKPYSCDQCGKRFTSSNDMIVHNRIHTGEKPYHCLDCGKSFTQASNLKTHQRRHLGQKLHHCSDCGSNFSTSRGLELHQRTHTGVKPYYCFSCSKSFARLDGLTVHQRTHTGEKPFSCDQCGKGFTQAAHLTVHQRIHTGEKPYHCSDCGMSFINSSHLKVHQRVHTGEKPYNCDVCGKSFVTSGSLASHLRTHTGDKPYHCTDCGTSFGKSGHLKVHQRTHTGEKPYHCADCGKSFSVSGGLKSHQRTHTGEKPYHCSDCGMDLTTSAGLKIHRRTHTGEKPFHCSDCGKRFNQSGQLVLHQRIHTGEKPYHCSDCGLSCTSSGDLKVHLRTHTGEKPFGCDQCGKRFAKSGSLAGHKRTHTGEKPFGCDQCGKRFSQSGSLAGHKRKHHTGERPDSRSDTRKSPTGESAPETSKPARPHHCSQCGKRFIRLGHLKQHKRTHTGEKPYHCSLCGKGFGHLGYLKVHERTHSVERPFQCSQCEKRFFSSGDLKSHEKTHLVVERPFQCSRCGKGFIQSSHLKDHERIHTGEKPFQCSQCGKSFTQRGKLKDHERTHTGEKPHHCSQCGKGFGQSGHLKVHERTHTGEKPYQCSQCENKFFSSGDLKSHERTHLVERPFQCSQCGKGYIHSWHLKEHMRIHTRTTIPVLCMERGLTG
- the LOC124020178 gene encoding zinc finger protein 883-like isoform X3 is translated as MNKETPIPPLSSLSLRPSSPFTLPGAPGRASPGSASLQGMMRLSVLLVDCRKTTGLRDSRNRRSLSRRVISGEANEHDADEAENSLSRSEHLKHQQRVAGKKPHRCSDCGKSFTSSSKLKTHQRIHTGEKPFHCTDCGKSFVQLGNLKIHLRTHTQEKPYHCSVCEKSFSTSHGNKLHQRTHTGEKPYHCSDCGKSFSHSRNLIKHQRIHTGEKPYSCDQCGKRFTSSNDMIVHNRIHTGEKPYHCLDCGKSFTQASNLKTHQRRHLGQKLHHCSDCGSNFSTSRGLELHQRTHTGVKPYYCFSCSKSFARLDGLTVHQRTHTGEKPFSCDQCGKGFTQAAHLTVHQRIHTGEKPYHCSDCGMSFINSSHLKVHQRVHTGEKPYNCDVCGKSFVTSGSLASHLRTHTGDKPYHCTDCGTSFGKSGHLKVHQRTHTGEKPYHCADCGKSFSVSGGLKSHQRTHTGEKPYHCSDCGMDLTTSAGLKIHRRTHTGEKPFHCSDCGKRFNQSGQLVLHQRIHTGEKPYHCSDCGLSCTSSGDLKVHLRTHTGEKPFGCDQCGKRFAKSGSLAGHKRTHTGEKPFGCDQCGKRFSQSGSLAGHKRKHHTGG
- the LOC124020178 gene encoding zinc finger protein 665-like isoform X2 codes for the protein MMRLSVLLVDCRKTTGLRDSRNRRSLSRRVISGEANEHDADEAENSLSRSEHLKHQQRVAGKKPHRCSDCGKSFTSSSKLKTHQRIHTGEKPFHCTDCGKSFVQLGNLKIHLRTHTQEKPYHCSVCEKSFSTSHGNKLHQRTHTGEKPYHCSDCGKSFSHSRNLIKHQRIHTGEKPYSCDQCGKRFTSSNDMIVHNRIHTGEKPYHCLDCGKSFTQASNLKTHQRRHLGQKLHHCSDCGSNFSTSRGLELHQRTHTGVKPYYCFSCSKSFARLDGLTVHQRTHTGEKPFSCDQCGKGFTQAAHLTVHQRIHTGEKPYHCSDCGMSFINSSHLKVHQRVHTGEKPYNCDVCGKSFVTSGSLASHLRTHTGDKPYHCTDCGTSFGKSGHLKVHQRTHTGEKPYHCADCGKSFSVSGGLKSHQRTHTGEKPYHCSDCGMDLTTSAGLKIHRRTHTGEKPFHCSDCGKRFNQSGQLVLHQRIHTGEKPYHCSDCGLSCTSSGDLKVHLRTHTGEKPFGCDQCGKRFAKSGSLAGHKRTHTGEKPFGCDQCGKRFSQSGSLAGHKRKHHTGERPDSRSDTRKSPTGESAPETSKPARPHHCSQCGKRFIRLGHLKQHKRTHTGEKPYHCSLCGKGFGHLGYLKVHERTHSVERPFQCSQCEKRFFSSGDLKSHEKTHLVVERPFQCSRCGKGFIQSSHLKDHERIHTGEKPFQCSQCGKSFTQRGKLKDHERTHTGEKPHHCSQCGKGFGQSGHLKVHERTHTGEKPYQCSQCENKFFSSGDLKSHERTHLVERPFQCSQCGKGYIHSWHLKEHMRIHTRTTIPVLCMERGLTG